The region GCACGCACCCAGCCACAGAACGATGTGACGCATCAACGGGTCCGCCCACAGCAGGCCCGAGTTGAAGAAGTTGCGCAGGAAGATCTGGGTGGCACCCAGTGCGACGAGTGTCAGCAGCAGCAGCGCGACAAAGAGAACCTCTGCGCGTCCGGCGGCGCCGAATAACGCGCCGCCGCGTCCGCGCCGTTCCAGCGCCGCTCGCCCGGCGGCGAGGGCCAGCAACAACAGGAAACCGGCCAGCGCAACTAGGTGGGTTCCATTCACGGGGTCAGTCGGATGCGCCCGCGGCACGGGTCCGGCGGTATTCGGCCACCATGGCGCTCACGCGGTCGAGGAGCTCCCTGGGGTAGAGCACGCCCACGCCCTCGCCCCAGGCGGCACGGCCGCGCTGCACGAAGTCGTTGCGGGCCGCCTCGTCCACGGCCACCACCTGCACGCCCTCCTTCTCGATCTCGCCGATGGCCTCCCGGTTCTGCGCCCGCGTCTTGGCGGTCAGCTCGGCCAGGTGGCTGCGCATGACCTGGTTGACGATGGCGAGGTCGCCCTCGGAAACGCCGGCGAGAGACTTGCGGGTGACGACGACAGCGCTCACGCCGTGGGTGATGGGCATGTCGGCCATGTACTTCACGCGCGTGAACCACTGCAGCGCCACGCACGCCAGCGGCGACGAGTACACGGCATCCACCACGCCGGTCTGCAGCGAGGTGAGCACGTCCGGTGCCGAAAGCGGGATGGGTGTAATCTCGAATGCCTTGAAGAAGATCTCCGCCAGCTGGTCGCCGGACCAGATCCACCACCTGCAGCCCGGCATGTCGGCGGCGCTTTTCACCGGCGTCTGGCTGAACAGGTACACGAAGCCGACGTCGGTCCAGCCCAGCAGCGCGTAGCCCTTCTCATCGAACAGGCCGCGATAGTAGTCGTCGGTGCGTTCCAGCACGGCGTCCAGTTCGTCGAGCGACTCGAACATGAAGGGCAGCTCCAGCACGCGCACCTCGGGAACGATGGCGCCCAGTCCGAAGCCGGTGAACGCCGCGCCGTGGATCTGGCCGTTGCGCATCTTGCGGATGACATCCTTCTCGTCGCCCTGCACGCCGCCCGGGTAGAACTTGAAACCCACGCGGTTGGCGGTCTTCGTGCGCACCTCCTCGTCGATCCTGCGCATGGTCTTCATCCACGTGCTCCCGTCGGGGGCCAGGGTGGCGACCTTGATTTCGGACTGCGGCCTGGGTTGTTTCTGCGCGGCAACGTCCCGCGTGCCCGTGCACAGCGTTCCCACGGCCGCGAGGCATAGCAGCAGGGTCTTAGAAGAGGTCATCGGCTTCTCCCAGCAGGGTTTGCGATCGCTGCCGCGCGATCAGATTCAACAGCCGGTACGGATCATCCGTCACCGGCGGCGAGGCGATCACCCGGTCCAGGACGCTGCGGAACGCGTCGCCGTCCTGGATGCGGTAGAGGTAGTAACGCGCAAAGAAGTAGCGCGGGAGCAGGAAGGAGTCCTGCGCGGCGCCAAAGGCCTTCTCGAAGTTTGCCAGCGACTTCTCAGGGTCGCCCCCGAACATGGGCGGCCGGAAGGCGTACAGGCTTCCGATCATCACCAGCGGCAGCCCCTCGAAGTAAGCCCCGTCCAGCTCGGCGGAGCGCTCCAGCAGCGCGGTCACCTTGGGGATGTCGCGCAGAACCGCGGTGGAATCGAGGTGCAGGGCGATGAACTGGGCCCAGTTGGCCGCGGCCCACACCGCGGCGGGGACGTCCTTCTTCTTCATGTTCGGCAGCGTGGCCTCGAACTGATCGAAGGGAACCGTCCAGTCGACGGCGAGTTTCTTGTTCCTTGCCAGCACCGCGCGTGCGTGGCCGATGCCCTTGAGATAGAGCTGCGACGCGTACGTCGCGTCGGTTTCTTCGAACGACGAGAACGCGTAGCTGAAG is a window of Candidatus Krumholzibacteriia bacterium DNA encoding:
- a CDS encoding TRAP transporter TatT component family protein; translation: MFTRALRNRSAMLVAPTIAVAAFCGCSTAKFSVGHVMVPVLNNARDAAMESDDLRTFQDGAAANLFLMEGLIRTDPGNGDLRLNASMLYFSYAFSSFEETDATYASQLYLKGIGHARAVLARNKKLAVDWTVPFDQFEATLPNMKKKDVPAAVWAAANWAQFIALHLDSTAVLRDIPKVTALLERSAELDGAYFEGLPLVMIGSLYAFRPPMFGGDPEKSLANFEKAFGAAQDSFLLPRYFFARYYLYRIQDGDAFRSVLDRVIASPPVTDDPYRLLNLIARQRSQTLLGEADDLF
- the dctP gene encoding TRAP transporter substrate-binding protein DctP, which codes for MTSSKTLLLCLAAVGTLCTGTRDVAAQKQPRPQSEIKVATLAPDGSTWMKTMRRIDEEVRTKTANRVGFKFYPGGVQGDEKDVIRKMRNGQIHGAAFTGFGLGAIVPEVRVLELPFMFESLDELDAVLERTDDYYRGLFDEKGYALLGWTDVGFVYLFSQTPVKSAADMPGCRWWIWSGDQLAEIFFKAFEITPIPLSAPDVLTSLQTGVVDAVYSSPLACVALQWFTRVKYMADMPITHGVSAVVVTRKSLAGVSEGDLAIVNQVMRSHLAELTAKTRAQNREAIGEIEKEGVQVVAVDEAARNDFVQRGRAAWGEGVGVLYPRELLDRVSAMVAEYRRTRAAGASD